In Mugil cephalus isolate CIBA_MC_2020 chromosome 11, CIBA_Mcephalus_1.1, whole genome shotgun sequence, the genomic window AATGTTAAAAGCCATCCAGTACCGAAGGCTGCTCATGAAGCTGATGTATGAGTCTTTGAGGTTCAGGATCATCACGTCTCCTCCCACAGCACCATACTTAGGGTTACTCTCCAGCACCTTACACAGCTCCACCGTGGCCAGACAGTCCAGCTTAGTGTCTGAGTCACACACCTGAGGAGGACAAAGACATGTCACGTTAAGTGAAAAACGTTAATAGAAAATCTTCTGTAGAACATAGCTgtgaaagaaaagtagaaaagtaGGTACCTGTATATAGTCAACCGATGATCCGAGGGCTTTGAACGCTGTGTACATCACCTCCCGCTTCCCTCCCCACTTCtgcatgatgcacacacacctcTTGCTCTGGATCAGATGCTCTACTACTTTTCTCTGTGGATCCTCTCCTGTCACATGATCAGCGTCTCCTCCTGAGCCCATTTCTTCATCCATCTGGATCTGGGTGGGATCCCATGTGTGATAGTTGTTCTTCCAAACGTAACAACCAGGATCCTCGTCCGCAAACACCTCTTTGAACATCTCCATCATGTACTGGTCGTCATCGGAGTTCCCATCCACCACCATGATGATTCGCAGCAGCTCAGGGGGATACTTAAGGGCCTTAATGGAGTTGAGACACTCTCTGAGATATTCAGGGTCCTCCTGGTAAGCCGATATAGTGAAGCCAATTGTTTTGGTGTAGGTGCAAGTGTCTGTGCGAGCTTTCATCCGCTTGTGCTCAATGAAGGCGAAGAGGCTCTGGATCAAGAGGTGGACTGAGAGGAGGACTCCATAAAAGCCAAAGGAGACGATCCCATACTTGGACGTCACCAGCTGGAAGCCCTGACCGTAGGCCCACACCATCACGGCCATCACCAGCAGAGCGAAGAGGAACGTGAGGGTGATGCGGACTATCGTCCCCAGCTTCTTCAATAAACGTTTCAGCTCCATTGTTTCTTTACCTAACGGACACAAAAACACCACGTGTTGGCGTACGGCTCGTGAAGACAGGATGCATGGCATGCACAGGTAAAAGTCTTCAGATAGGAGAACCACACattgcagaaacacaaagacaggGATACAAACGTTGCCATGGAAAGTTAGAAGCTCAAATCAGATCAGACACACAGCGTCTGCTTTCACTAGGCCTATGTCTTGTAAACACTTAAAGGATGGGGTCTCACTGGATGAGGTcacactaaaaacacacacagactcaagTCTGGGGAAAAGGGTGTTACGTGGAATCAGGCGTTTTATGTGGACATATTGTAGGTTAACGAGCTCCAACTTGGAAAATAATACCACTTGCAGATGCTTCAAGCTCCAGTATTGTCTTTAAACTCCTGGAAACTGAGGCTGTTAAAGAACATGTGCCACTGACAAGGACGCCCTACTGTAGCAAAAGCTCATACACCAGTACAGGTGATATAGAGGCAAGAGATGAAATAGTCTGTTCACATAATTCATCCTCAacttttagtcattttatttgatcttaCTTATGTCAGTTTCATATAAACTGAATAGttaagtatttgttttttgtttgtttttttttcatcttgtagGCTATGTACTATGGATAAACAGTAAAACTGAGACTTTGCTACAATcgaaacagaaacatcacagaAACGAGAAACATAGGAGTAAACAGAGAAAACAGCTTGAATAATTGATCATATTAATAATTagccaaacacaaaacacca contains:
- the has1 gene encoding hyaluronan synthase 1 isoform X2, with product MELKRLLKKLGTIVRITLTFLFALLVMAVMVWAYGQGFQLVTSKYGIVSFGFYGVLLSVHLLIQSLFAFIEHKRMKARTDTCTYTKTIGFTISAYQEDPEYLRECLNSIKALKYPPELLRIIMVVDGNSDDDQYMMEMFKEVFADEDPGCYVWKNNYHTWDPTQIQMDEEMGSGGDADHVTGEDPQRKVVEHLIQSKRCVCIMQKWGGKREVMYTAFKALGSSVDYIQVCDSDTKLDCLATVELCKVLESNPKYGAVGGDVMILNLKDSYISFMSSLRYWMAFNIERSCQSFFNCVSCISGPLGLYRNDILQQFLESWYNQTFLGTHCTFGDDRHLTNRMLSMGYATKYTALSKCYTETPAQFLRWLNQQTRWTKSYFREWLYNAMWWHKHHLWMTYESIVSGIFPFFVTATIIHLFWTGSLWDILWILCCIQLIGLAKAAYACLLRKDMVMVFMSLYSTLYMTSLLPAKYFAILTMNKSSWGTSGRRKIVGQTERDPGQDLEIRRTVEFHMSTRRRRNLT